The DNA window CCAGCGCCTGCGCCATGCGTTGCTCGGCCTTTTGCGCCAGCAGATCGTCGGAATCGTTAAATGCCATCTTCGGCGTCCTCCTGCGGAGCGGGCCGGGCCGTCGCCTCTGCCGCGCCGCGTTGCGTGTTGAAGAAGTCGATCAGGGCGATCGCCAGGGCGCCCAGCGCCACCGCCAGAATCGGCAGCTTGAGGAACGTGACCGAGATGAAGCCGAGAATAAAATAGGCCACGTAGGTTTTTTTCATCATCACCTTCATCAGCAGCGAGAAGCCGATCGCCGGCATCATGCCGCCCGCCACCGCCAGCCCGTCCAGCAGCCAGCCCGGCGCCTTCTGCACCATGGCGCTGGCCGCATCAGCGCCGAAGTAAATCGGCAGGAATGCCACCACGAAATAGAAGATGAACAGGATGCTGATACCGAGGTAGTTCACCCGTTCGATGCCGCGCCAGTTCAGCGCTTTCACCATGCGATCGCAGCGGTGCATCATCGGCGAGAACAGCGTAAACAGCAGCGTGATGCAGCCCTGCACCGCAATCGAGAACGGCACCGCCACGCCGATCGCCACTTTAGGGTCGGCCTTGGTCAGAATGGCGAACGCGGTGCCGATCACCCCGCCGATCACCACGTTAGGCGGTTGGGCGCCCGCCAGCGGCACCATCCCCATCCACACCAGCTCCAGCGTACCGCCCACCAGCAAGCCGGTGTAGACGTCGCCCAAAATCAGCCCCACCAGCGGCCCCATCACCACCGGCCGGTGGAAGTGGGTCAGGCCGTCGAACAGGTCAACCCCCGCCAGCCCGGCCAACAGCGCAATCAATAACGCATCCGTCAACATGCTTTCCCCCTGGCTCAAAAGAGCAGTTTGCCGATCGCCTCGCCCGCCTCATCCGGCACCCGGCGTACCTCGCACTCCACGCCCAGCGCCGCCAGCGCGCGAAACGCGGCCACGTCGCCGTCGTCCAGCGACACCGTTTTGTGCACCTGCCGCTTCCCCTCGGCGAAGTGCATGTTGCCGACGTTGACGAAACGGATCGGCACCCCGCCGCGCACCAGCGTCAACACGTCCTGCGGCGTTTTGCACACCAGAAAAATCTTCTGCCGATCCGCCGCCTTGTGGATCACGTCGATGGTTTTCTGCAGCGTGAAGTAGCGGGTCTGCACCCCTTCCGCCACCACCATGTCCATCAGGTTCTGCTGCACCGGATCGGCGGCGGCCTCGTCGTTGGCCACCACCACCAGGTTGGCGCCGAGGGTGTTGGTCCAGGTCACCCCCACCTGGCCGTGCACCAGGCGGTTGTCGATGCGGGTCATTAAAATGTTCGGCATGTCAGCGGCCCTCCGGGTAGCAGGCGGCGTGATAATCGTCGAGCACCTGCGTCACTTTATGCAGCACCCACTCCTGCGGATCGGCGCTTAACTCGCCGGCGTTCAGCGCCCGCGCCTGATCCGGCAGGTACTGGCTGAGCAGCGCCAGCGGCGCCGGGCTGCGGCGCAGGTTGTCCAGCAAACCGTCGACCGCCTGCTGCACCTGCGGCTGCGGCCAGTAATAACGCACCCGATCGCTCAGGCTGTAGTGGCGATCGAGATACTGTTGGTGCGGTGTGCCGTGGTAGTAGCGGCTCCACTGCTGCGGCTGCTCGCGCATCACCTGCTCCAGCGTGGCGCACAGCTGCGCCGACTGGCGTTCCCCCAGCCATTCACGCTCAATGCGATCGAGGGCGAACAGCGCTTCGCGCAGCGCGAAGGTCAGCGCCGGCCCCACCTTCAGGATGGCGAAGTGATCGCGCACCAACTGACGGTAGGCCTGCGGTGGTTGGTAGTCCGTGGAGTGCGCTTCATAGATCATGCCCGGCTGCCGTTCGATGAAATGGCTCAATGCGTCGGCGCGCTGCGGTTGGTAATGCTCAACGCTGTGGTGATCGAACTCGACGCCCGGCTGCACCACCAGCGCGATAGTTCGCTGCCAGGCATCGTTCAGCTCGGCCTTTTGCCAGGCGATGCGGTGCGTTTCCAGCGTTTGCGCCACCGCCTGCGGCGTGGTGACCTGCAGACCCGCCAGCGCCTCCTGCGCACCGCCCGGCACCGGCACTTCGGTGCCGATCACATAAACCGGCGCTTCGCCGCCGCTCTGCGCCCAGGCCCGCTCCGCCACCGCGCACAGGCGCGCCGCACGCTCGGCGACCGTGGCATCCCCCAGAGGAGCGGGATCGCCGGCGCACGACATAGAACAATCGAGGTGAATTTTGCGAAAACCGGCGCGAACGTAATCGTCGATCAAGGTTTCCGCCAGCGCCATCGCCTCCTGAGCCGGGCGATCTTGCCAGGCGTTGGGCCCCAGATGATCGCCGCCCAGCCACACGCGATCGCGCGCCAGGCCAACCTCATCCGCCAGGCGCCACAGCGCATCGCGGAACTGGGCCGCCGTTTGGCCGGTATAGCCGCCGAACTGATTGACCTGGTTGGACGTCGCCTCTACCAATACCGGCGTGCCGCGCGCTTTGGCCTGCCGCAGCGCGGCCTTCAGAACCCAGGGATGGGCGGAACAGACGGAAAAGATCCCGACCGGCATACCGGCCTTGTGCTGCTCGACAAGCTGTAACAACTGCTGCATGAAGCCCCCATGCAGGCGCTCTGCTACCGATCGGCGATGATGACCTCCACGCCCAGCTCGGTTAACGCCCGCTCGTAATCGTCCGGAAGACGGCTGTCGGTGATCAGCCGATGGATTTGTCCGGCTTCGCGAATCATGCAAAAGCTCTTGCGACCGAATTTGCTGGCATCCGCCACCGCGATAATCTCGCGCGCCACCTCGCACATCACGCGATTGAGGTGCGCCTCACCGGGGTGAGGCGTGGTGATGCCGGCGCTCAGATCGAACCCGTCGACGCCCAAAAACAGCTTGTCGAAGCGGTACTGACGCAATTGCTGCTCGGCAGCCGGACCATAGAGCGAGTAAGAGTTGCGGCGTACGCTGCCCCCCAGCACCATGACTTCCACCCCGTCGTTTCCCGAAAGCTCGTAGGCAATGTTCAGCGCATTGGTCATCACTACCAGATCGCGCCGCCCCTTCAGGAACGGCACGATCTGCGCGGTGGTGGATCCGGAATCGAGGATCAGCGCATCGCCGTCGCGCACATAGCCGGCCGCCGCGTTGGCGATCAGCGTTTTGACGTCGCGATTCAACCGCCCTTTGTCCCGCAGCGGCCGATCGAAAGCGAATTGCTGATTGAGCATCGCGCCGCCGTAAGCGCGCAGCGCACACCCTTTTCGTTCCAGAAAGCGCAGATCGTTGCGGATCGTCACCGTGGATACCGCAAACTGTTTGCTGAGCTGCTCCACGCGCACGCTGCCGTGCTCGCATAACAGATCGATGATGTGTTCACGTCGCTTTGCGGTATTCACTGGCATGAGCTGCGGTCCTCAGGTTTCCGGCATCGCCGGGGAGAAGATGGCTTTCGCTCTACTGCGCTGGCATTACAGCAAAGCGAAAGCAATGAAATTGTGATCGGGCTTACAGCCCCGTTTTAGCAAAAAAACCGCCAAAAAACCTTTCGAATCGAAACGGATCGAAAAGCCAAAAAGCGGAAAGGGGGAAAAGTGAAATGCTATGACGGGCGCAAGCGCCGGGGAGTTACGGCGCCAGCGGCAAGGAAAGCGAAAGCGGCGCGTGGCGCGGCCCGCGCCATGACTTTTAGTTCACTCAGTGACCAGGATCACATAATGGCAATTATCCTGCGGCTGGCGGAGGTTAACCGCCGCCATCCCACCGGGCCATACCCTTGTCAGCGCGAGCCATCTTCCCTACACTTGCGATCGGATACCGTCGATTTGTCGGTACGTAAGCGTTAACGTCAATCAACGCATCACGCCATGCAGCACTGATTGACTGCATGCCCTGGTGCGAGGAACCCATGCCGCAACCCGCTTCATCCCCAGCGTCCACCGCGACCCCGCGTCGCCGGTTACACCGCCCTGTCCTGCTGATCGTCGGCATTATGCTGATCGCCGCCAACCTGCGCGCCGCCCTGACCAGCGTCGGCCCACTGTTGGAGCAGATCCAGCAACAGCTGGCGTTGTCCGCCACCGCCGCCGGCCTGATCAACTCGCTGCCGCTGATCTTGTTCGCCGTTCTCTCGCCGTTGACCCCGGCGCTGGCGAAGCGCATCGGTATCGAGCGCACCCTGGGCCTCGCCCTCGCGCTGCTGGTCTGCGGCATCGCGCTGCGTTCCCTGCCGCAAGACGCCATGCTCTGGCCGGGCAGCATCCTGATCGGCGCCGCCATTGCCTTCGCCAACGTGGTGCTGCCAACGTTGGTGAAAAGAGATT is part of the Serratia marcescens genome and encodes:
- the agaW gene encoding PTS N-acetylgalactosamine transporter subunit IIC, which encodes MLTDALLIALLAGLAGVDLFDGLTHFHRPVVMGPLVGLILGDVYTGLLVGGTLELVWMGMVPLAGAQPPNVVIGGVIGTAFAILTKADPKVAIGVAVPFSIAVQGCITLLFTLFSPMMHRCDRMVKALNWRGIERVNYLGISILFIFYFVVAFLPIYFGADAASAMVQKAPGWLLDGLAVAGGMMPAIGFSLLMKVMMKKTYVAYFILGFISVTFLKLPILAVALGALAIALIDFFNTQRGAAEATARPAPQEDAEDGI
- the agaV gene encoding PTS N-acetylgalactosamine transporter subunit IIB, with the translated sequence MPNILMTRIDNRLVHGQVGVTWTNTLGANLVVVANDEAAADPVQQNLMDMVVAEGVQTRYFTLQKTIDVIHKAADRQKIFLVCKTPQDVLTLVRGGVPIRFVNVGNMHFAEGKRQVHKTVSLDDGDVAAFRALAALGVECEVRRVPDEAGEAIGKLLF
- a CDS encoding D-tagatose-bisphosphate aldolase, class II, non-catalytic subunit; its protein translation is MQQLLQLVEQHKAGMPVGIFSVCSAHPWVLKAALRQAKARGTPVLVEATSNQVNQFGGYTGQTAAQFRDALWRLADEVGLARDRVWLGGDHLGPNAWQDRPAQEAMALAETLIDDYVRAGFRKIHLDCSMSCAGDPAPLGDATVAERAARLCAVAERAWAQSGGEAPVYVIGTEVPVPGGAQEALAGLQVTTPQAVAQTLETHRIAWQKAELNDAWQRTIALVVQPGVEFDHHSVEHYQPQRADALSHFIERQPGMIYEAHSTDYQPPQAYRQLVRDHFAILKVGPALTFALREALFALDRIEREWLGERQSAQLCATLEQVMREQPQQWSRYYHGTPHQQYLDRHYSLSDRVRYYWPQPQVQQAVDGLLDNLRRSPAPLALLSQYLPDQARALNAGELSADPQEWVLHKVTQVLDDYHAACYPEGR
- the agaR gene encoding transcriptional repressor AgaR is translated as MPVNTAKRREHIIDLLCEHGSVRVEQLSKQFAVSTVTIRNDLRFLERKGCALRAYGGAMLNQQFAFDRPLRDKGRLNRDVKTLIANAAAGYVRDGDALILDSGSTTAQIVPFLKGRRDLVVMTNALNIAYELSGNDGVEVMVLGGSVRRNSYSLYGPAAEQQLRQYRFDKLFLGVDGFDLSAGITTPHPGEAHLNRVMCEVAREIIAVADASKFGRKSFCMIREAGQIHRLITDSRLPDDYERALTELGVEVIIADR